One Punica granatum isolate Tunisia-2019 chromosome 3, ASM765513v2, whole genome shotgun sequence genomic window carries:
- the LOC116199429 gene encoding preprotein translocase subunit SCY1, chloroplastic isoform X3, with amino-acid sequence MLITVREAAAFSSCSSCSSSSSISPLGFHVRQPSRPKRPICRASFVAPPRKCLTPSSWRSLLRPLFTNKGSSQSSVFDPLGIEPCSSSSLCDTWKSLLDSFSPVLESSSGTKREKTSSRGVAAAIEDSSIDFGDFFKGPLPGKFLKLLGYLALSRLGIYVPLGGVNREAFAGNLDQNSMLSTLDSFSGGGIGRLGICSLGIVPFINAQIVFQLLAQLYPKLQDLQKREGEAGRKKILQYTRYASVGFAIVQAIGQVLYLRPYVEDFDVQWAITSVTLLTLGSVFTTYIGERISDLKLGNGTSLLIFTSIISYLPASFGRTVAEAYQDGNYVGLGTIILSFFLLVFGIVYVQEAERKIPLNYASRYASRSGGPQRSAYLPFKVNSSGVMPIIFSTSSLALPGTLARFTGIAALKKAAVALNPGGSFYLPTNILLIAFFNYYYTFLQLDPDDVSEQLKRQGASIPLVRPGKSTSAYIKTVLQ; translated from the exons ATGTTGATAACGGTCAGAGAAGCAGCGGCCttctcttcttgttcttcttgttcttcttcttcttctatttCCCCACTCGGTTTCCATGTCAGACAGCCCTCAAGACCGAAGAGACCAATATGCAGAGCGAGCTTTGTCGCCCCACCAAGAAAATGTCTGACCCCCAGCTCATGGAGGAGCCTCCTCCGCCCTCTCTTCACCAACAAGGG CAGCTCCCAGAGTTCAGTTTTCGATCCCTTGGGTATTGAACCCTGTTCATCTTCCTCGCTCTGCGATACATGGAAAAGCCTTCTAGACTCGTTTTCACCTGTCCTAGAAAGTTCTTCTGGTACAAAAAGGGAGAAGACATCATCTCGTGGAGTTGCAG CTGCAATTGAGGACAGCTCCATTGATTTTGGGGATTTCTTCAAGGGCCCCTTACCTGGAAAATTTCTCAAGCTGTTGGGCTACCTGGCCCTTTCTCGACTGGGAATCTATGTTCCTCTTGGTGGGGTGAATCGAGAGGCTTTTGCAGGAAATTTGGATCAGAACAGTATGTTGAGCACTTTGGACTCGTTCTCCGGGGGTGGGATTGGGAGGCTAGGCATCTGTTCTCTTGGTATTGTTCCATTCATCAATGCCCAAATCGTTTTTCAGCTTCTAGCACAATTATATCCCAAGTTGCAAGACCTCCAAAAACGAGAAGGAGAAGctggaagaaagaaaattctaCAGTATACTCGATACGCTTCAGTTGGATTCGCAATAGTACAG GCGATTGGACAAGTACTCTATCTGAGACCCTACGTAGAAGATTTTGATGTTCAGTGGGCCATCACATCCGTTACATTACTAACACTTGGCTCGGTGTTCACAACATACATTGGGGAAAGGATTTCCGACCTAAAACTCGGGAATGGAACCTCGCTCTTAATATTCACGAGCATTATCTCCTACTTACCGGCATCTTTTGGAAGGACTGTGGCAGAGGCTTATCAAGATGGTAACTATGTTGGACTGGGCACGATCATTTTGTCCTTCTTCCTTTTGGTGTTTGGTATCGTATACGTTCAG GAAGCAGAGAGGAAGATCCCTCTTAACTACGCTTCAAGATACGCCAGCAGAAGTGGAGGGCCTCAACGGTCTGCATACCTCCCTTTTAAG GTGAATAGCTCTGGTGTGATGCCAATTATATTCTCGACATCCTCACTGGCTCTTCCTGGTACTCTGGCACGCTTCACTGGTATAGCTGCTTTAAAGAAGGCTGCAGTTGCTCTGAACCCGGGAG GTTCTTTCTATCTCCCCACCAACATATTACTAATTGCTTTCTTCAACTATTACTACACATTTCTACAATTGGACCCGGATGATGTGAGTGAACAACTGAAACGGCAAGGAGCTTCTATACCACTTGTCCGACCAGGGAAAAGCACCTCTGCATATATTAAAACG GTCCTGCAGTAG
- the LOC116199429 gene encoding preprotein translocase subunit SCY1, chloroplastic isoform X2, with translation MLITVREAAAFSSCSSCSSSSSISPLGFHVRQPSRPKRPICRASFVAPPRKCLTPSSWRSLLRPLFTNKGSQSSVFDPLGIEPCSSSSLCDTWKSLLDSFSPVLESSSGTKREKTSSRGVAAAIEDSSIDFGDFFKGPLPGKFLKLLGYLALSRLGIYVPLGGVNREAFAGNLDQNSMLSTLDSFSGGGIGRLGICSLGIVPFINAQIVFQLLAQLYPKLQDLQKREGEAGRKKILQYTRYASVGFAIVQAIGQVLYLRPYVEDFDVQWAITSVTLLTLGSVFTTYIGERISDLKLGNGTSLLIFTSIISYLPASFGRTVAEAYQDGNYVGLGTIILSFFLLVFGIVYVQEAERKIPLNYASRYASRSGGPQRSAYLPFKVNSSGVMPIIFSTSSLALPGTLARFTGIAALKKAAVALNPGGSFYLPTNILLIAFFNYYYTFLQLDPDDVSEQLKRQGASIPLVRPGKSTSAYIKTVLSRISVLGSAFLAILAAGPAVVEQITHLTAFRGFAGTSVLILVGCATDTARKVQAEIISQKYRNIEFYDINKFDK, from the exons ATGTTGATAACGGTCAGAGAAGCAGCGGCCttctcttcttgttcttcttgttcttcttcttcttctatttCCCCACTCGGTTTCCATGTCAGACAGCCCTCAAGACCGAAGAGACCAATATGCAGAGCGAGCTTTGTCGCCCCACCAAGAAAATGTCTGACCCCCAGCTCATGGAGGAGCCTCCTCCGCCCTCTCTTCACCAACAAGGG CTCCCAGAGTTCAGTTTTCGATCCCTTGGGTATTGAACCCTGTTCATCTTCCTCGCTCTGCGATACATGGAAAAGCCTTCTAGACTCGTTTTCACCTGTCCTAGAAAGTTCTTCTGGTACAAAAAGGGAGAAGACATCATCTCGTGGAGTTGCAG CTGCAATTGAGGACAGCTCCATTGATTTTGGGGATTTCTTCAAGGGCCCCTTACCTGGAAAATTTCTCAAGCTGTTGGGCTACCTGGCCCTTTCTCGACTGGGAATCTATGTTCCTCTTGGTGGGGTGAATCGAGAGGCTTTTGCAGGAAATTTGGATCAGAACAGTATGTTGAGCACTTTGGACTCGTTCTCCGGGGGTGGGATTGGGAGGCTAGGCATCTGTTCTCTTGGTATTGTTCCATTCATCAATGCCCAAATCGTTTTTCAGCTTCTAGCACAATTATATCCCAAGTTGCAAGACCTCCAAAAACGAGAAGGAGAAGctggaagaaagaaaattctaCAGTATACTCGATACGCTTCAGTTGGATTCGCAATAGTACAG GCGATTGGACAAGTACTCTATCTGAGACCCTACGTAGAAGATTTTGATGTTCAGTGGGCCATCACATCCGTTACATTACTAACACTTGGCTCGGTGTTCACAACATACATTGGGGAAAGGATTTCCGACCTAAAACTCGGGAATGGAACCTCGCTCTTAATATTCACGAGCATTATCTCCTACTTACCGGCATCTTTTGGAAGGACTGTGGCAGAGGCTTATCAAGATGGTAACTATGTTGGACTGGGCACGATCATTTTGTCCTTCTTCCTTTTGGTGTTTGGTATCGTATACGTTCAG GAAGCAGAGAGGAAGATCCCTCTTAACTACGCTTCAAGATACGCCAGCAGAAGTGGAGGGCCTCAACGGTCTGCATACCTCCCTTTTAAG GTGAATAGCTCTGGTGTGATGCCAATTATATTCTCGACATCCTCACTGGCTCTTCCTGGTACTCTGGCACGCTTCACTGGTATAGCTGCTTTAAAGAAGGCTGCAGTTGCTCTGAACCCGGGAG GTTCTTTCTATCTCCCCACCAACATATTACTAATTGCTTTCTTCAACTATTACTACACATTTCTACAATTGGACCCGGATGATGTGAGTGAACAACTGAAACGGCAAGGAGCTTCTATACCACTTGTCCGACCAGGGAAAAGCACCTCTGCATATATTAAAACG GTCCTTAGTCGGATTTCAGTTCTGGGTTCAGCATTCCTTGCCATCCTTGCTGCAGGTCCTGCAGTAGTCGAGCAAATCACGCACCTCACAGCTTTTAGAGGATTTGCAGGCACTTCAGTCCTCATCCTTGTGGGTTGTGCAACAGACACTGCTAGAAAAGTCCAAGCGGAGATAATATCCCAGAAGTACCGGAACATCGAATTCTACGATATCAATAAGTTTGACAAGTGA
- the LOC116199429 gene encoding preprotein translocase subunit SCY1, chloroplastic isoform X1: MLITVREAAAFSSCSSCSSSSSISPLGFHVRQPSRPKRPICRASFVAPPRKCLTPSSWRSLLRPLFTNKGSSQSSVFDPLGIEPCSSSSLCDTWKSLLDSFSPVLESSSGTKREKTSSRGVAAAIEDSSIDFGDFFKGPLPGKFLKLLGYLALSRLGIYVPLGGVNREAFAGNLDQNSMLSTLDSFSGGGIGRLGICSLGIVPFINAQIVFQLLAQLYPKLQDLQKREGEAGRKKILQYTRYASVGFAIVQAIGQVLYLRPYVEDFDVQWAITSVTLLTLGSVFTTYIGERISDLKLGNGTSLLIFTSIISYLPASFGRTVAEAYQDGNYVGLGTIILSFFLLVFGIVYVQEAERKIPLNYASRYASRSGGPQRSAYLPFKVNSSGVMPIIFSTSSLALPGTLARFTGIAALKKAAVALNPGGSFYLPTNILLIAFFNYYYTFLQLDPDDVSEQLKRQGASIPLVRPGKSTSAYIKTVLSRISVLGSAFLAILAAGPAVVEQITHLTAFRGFAGTSVLILVGCATDTARKVQAEIISQKYRNIEFYDINKFDK, translated from the exons ATGTTGATAACGGTCAGAGAAGCAGCGGCCttctcttcttgttcttcttgttcttcttcttcttctatttCCCCACTCGGTTTCCATGTCAGACAGCCCTCAAGACCGAAGAGACCAATATGCAGAGCGAGCTTTGTCGCCCCACCAAGAAAATGTCTGACCCCCAGCTCATGGAGGAGCCTCCTCCGCCCTCTCTTCACCAACAAGGG CAGCTCCCAGAGTTCAGTTTTCGATCCCTTGGGTATTGAACCCTGTTCATCTTCCTCGCTCTGCGATACATGGAAAAGCCTTCTAGACTCGTTTTCACCTGTCCTAGAAAGTTCTTCTGGTACAAAAAGGGAGAAGACATCATCTCGTGGAGTTGCAG CTGCAATTGAGGACAGCTCCATTGATTTTGGGGATTTCTTCAAGGGCCCCTTACCTGGAAAATTTCTCAAGCTGTTGGGCTACCTGGCCCTTTCTCGACTGGGAATCTATGTTCCTCTTGGTGGGGTGAATCGAGAGGCTTTTGCAGGAAATTTGGATCAGAACAGTATGTTGAGCACTTTGGACTCGTTCTCCGGGGGTGGGATTGGGAGGCTAGGCATCTGTTCTCTTGGTATTGTTCCATTCATCAATGCCCAAATCGTTTTTCAGCTTCTAGCACAATTATATCCCAAGTTGCAAGACCTCCAAAAACGAGAAGGAGAAGctggaagaaagaaaattctaCAGTATACTCGATACGCTTCAGTTGGATTCGCAATAGTACAG GCGATTGGACAAGTACTCTATCTGAGACCCTACGTAGAAGATTTTGATGTTCAGTGGGCCATCACATCCGTTACATTACTAACACTTGGCTCGGTGTTCACAACATACATTGGGGAAAGGATTTCCGACCTAAAACTCGGGAATGGAACCTCGCTCTTAATATTCACGAGCATTATCTCCTACTTACCGGCATCTTTTGGAAGGACTGTGGCAGAGGCTTATCAAGATGGTAACTATGTTGGACTGGGCACGATCATTTTGTCCTTCTTCCTTTTGGTGTTTGGTATCGTATACGTTCAG GAAGCAGAGAGGAAGATCCCTCTTAACTACGCTTCAAGATACGCCAGCAGAAGTGGAGGGCCTCAACGGTCTGCATACCTCCCTTTTAAG GTGAATAGCTCTGGTGTGATGCCAATTATATTCTCGACATCCTCACTGGCTCTTCCTGGTACTCTGGCACGCTTCACTGGTATAGCTGCTTTAAAGAAGGCTGCAGTTGCTCTGAACCCGGGAG GTTCTTTCTATCTCCCCACCAACATATTACTAATTGCTTTCTTCAACTATTACTACACATTTCTACAATTGGACCCGGATGATGTGAGTGAACAACTGAAACGGCAAGGAGCTTCTATACCACTTGTCCGACCAGGGAAAAGCACCTCTGCATATATTAAAACG GTCCTTAGTCGGATTTCAGTTCTGGGTTCAGCATTCCTTGCCATCCTTGCTGCAGGTCCTGCAGTAGTCGAGCAAATCACGCACCTCACAGCTTTTAGAGGATTTGCAGGCACTTCAGTCCTCATCCTTGTGGGTTGTGCAACAGACACTGCTAGAAAAGTCCAAGCGGAGATAATATCCCAGAAGTACCGGAACATCGAATTCTACGATATCAATAAGTTTGACAAGTGA
- the LOC116199427 gene encoding cyclic nucleotide-gated ion channel 17-like, which yields MELKKEKLVRFYSDGKKGGRDQSPEVELLSSKYKSSASSMLKPENVLLGARYKLPDTFKPGGGSKVFPEELAPWRKKILDPGSDIVLMWNRIFIFSCLVALFVDPLYFYLPTLEGTTNNFCVKTDYNLRIVVTCFRTLADLFYLLHMFIKFRTAYIAPSSRVFGRGELVMDPKKIAQRYIRSDFFIDLIATLPLPQMVIWFVIPATRSARTDHNNNALALIVLLQYIPRLYLIFPLSSQIIKANGVVTKTAWAGAAYNLLLYLLASHVLGAAWYVISVDRYTSCWKSICRKEKSPTPCLLRYLDCNSFSHSDRQTWADTTNVFNNCNPDNNATTFKYGIFENAVTKNVVSTNFIEKYLYCLWWGLQQLSSYGQNLSTSTFIGETSFAILIAILGLVLFAHLIGNMQTYLQSLTVRLEEWRLKRRDTEEWMRHRQLPEDLRQRVRRFVQYKWLATRGVDEETILRGLPTDLRRDIQSHLCLDLVRRVPFFSQMDDQLLDAICERLVSSLSTEGTYIVREGDPVTEMLFIIRGRLESSTTNGGRTGFFNSIILKPGDFCGEELLAWALLPKSSQNLPSSTRTVRALVEVEAFALRAEDLKFVANQFRRLHSKKLQHTFRFYSHHWRTWAACFIQAAWRRHRRRLLECSLSMKESFSYAEQEADESGSEQGKEENLSRAGSNSTSNSSQAKLNLGATILASRFAANTRRGAQKLKDVEMPKLQKPEEPDFSAEPDED from the exons ATGGAGCTGAAGAAGGAGAAGCTTGTCAG gTTTTATTCTGATGGAAAGAAAGGGGGAAGAGATCAGTCTCCAGAGGTGGAATTGCTCTCTTCTAAGTACAAATCCTCAGCATCCTCGATGCTAAAACCTGAAAATGTGTTACTAGGTGCCCGATATAAACTGCCTGACACCTTCAAACCAGGAGGAGGAAGTAAGGTGTTCCCTGAGGAACTTGCACCATGGAGGAAAAAAATCCTCGATCCGGGAAGTGATATTGTTTTGATGTGGAATcggattttcattttctcatgCTTAGTGGCACTCTTTGTGGATCCACTCTACTTTTACTTGCCGACTCTGGAAGGGACCACAAATAACTTCTGTGTGAAGACAGACTACAATTTAAGGATCGTGGTCACATGTTTTCGGACACTTGCGGACCTCTTTTATTTGCTTCACATGTTTATAAAGTTCAGAACAGCATATATTGCCCCGAGTTCTCGGGTCTTTGGGAGGGGAGAGCTTGTCATGGACCCAAAGAAGATTGCTCAGAGGTATATTAGGTCGGACTTTTTCATTGACCTCATCGCCACATTGCCTCTTCCTCAG ATGGTGATATGGTTTGTTATACCCGCTACAAGAAGTGCCCGAACCGATCACAACAACAATGCCCTCGCATTGATTGTCTTGCTGCAGTATATTCCTCGTTTGTATCTGATATTTCCACTGAGTTCCCAAATCATTAAAGCCAATGGAGTCGTCACTAAAACTGCTTGGGCTGGTGCTGCATACAATCTGCTCTTGTACTTGTTGGCCAGTCAT GTTTTAGGGGCAGCATGGTATGTTATATCAGTCGACAGGTACACTTCTTGCTGGAAATCGATATGCAGAAAGGAAAAGTCCCCAACTCCATGCCTTCTCCGTTATTTGGACTGTAATAGCTTCAGCCACAGTGATCGCCAAACATGGGCTGATACTACAAACGTTTTCAATAATTGTAACCCAGACAATAATGCCACAACATTCAAATATGGGATATTTGAAAATGCTGTGACAAAGAATGTTGTCTCAACCAATTTTATTGAGAAGTATCTTTATTGCTTGTGGTGGGGCTTGCAGCAGTTGAG ttcATATGGTCAGAACCTTTCGACAAGCACATTTATTGGGGAGACATCATTTGCCATACTAATTGCTATACTGGGTCTTGTTTTATTTGCCCATCTCATTGGGAACATGCAG ACTTACCTTCAGTCGCTCACTGTGAGGCTTGAAGAATGGAGGCTCAAGCGGAGAGACACCGAGGAGTGGATGAGGCATCGCCAGCTTCCTGAAGACCTGAGACAACGGGTTCGCCGATTTGTTCAGTACAAGTGGCTTGCAACTCGAGGAGTCGATGAGGAAACAATCCTTCGTGGGTTGCCTACTGATCTCCGTCGCGACATTCAGAGCCACCTTTGCCTAGACCTCGTGCGCCGG GTACCATTCTTCTCCCAGATGGACGATCAGCTCCTTGATGCGATATGTGAGCGACTTGTTTCTTCACTGAGCACTGAAGGCACTTACATTGTCCGTGAGGGGGACCCAGTCACTGAGATGCTCTTCATCATCCGAGGCCGGCTCGAGAGCTCCACCACTAATGGAGGCCGCACTGGTTTCTTCAACTCAATCATACTGAAACCAGGAGACTTTTGTGGGGAGGAGCTCCTCGCATGGGCCCTGCTACCAAAGTCGAGCCAAAACTTGCCTTCCTCCACAAGAACAGTCAGGGCTCTTGTTGAAGTTGAAGCTTTTGCTCTAAGAGCCGAAGATCTCAAATTCGTGGCCAATCAATTTAGACGGCTCCACAGCAAGAAGTTGCAGCACACATTTCGGTTCTACTCCCACCACTGGAGGACTTGGGCAGCTTGTTTTATTCAAGCAGCTTGGCGGCGGCACAGGAGGAGGTTGCTGGAATGTAGTCTTTCCATGAAGGAATCATTTTCATATGCAGAGCAGGAGGCCGATGAGTCGGGATCCGAACAAGGGAAAGAGGAGAATCTATCACGTGCTGGGTCAAACTCCACCTCAAATTCTTCTCAGGCAAAACTGAATCTTGGGGCCACAATTCTGGCTTCAAGGTTTGCTGCCAACACTAGGAGAGGAGCTCAGAAGCTAAAGGATGTAGAGATGCCTAAGCTGCAGAAGCCTGAGGAGCCTGATTTCTCTGCTGAGCCCGACGAGGATTAG